In Nocardioides dokdonensis FR1436, the following are encoded in one genomic region:
- a CDS encoding acyl-CoA thioesterase — translation MSDPTALQELMGLFDLETIDADLYRGRVVRTTRPRVFGGQVAAQALCAGIRTVDPAYVVHSMHSYFLLPGDPQVPIVYDVERIRDGRSFLTRRVSARQHGRPIYYLTANFQVPESGLEHQDAMPEAGEPEDGTDLVALMRAGGTPEADALAKEWGALEARWVGSSKSGLPEDAEHPSRARLWLRVEGDLGDDPTAHLAAFTYASDISLLGATLAAHPVSPSETQMASLDHTIWFHEPFRADEWWLYDQVSPAARGGRGLALGRVFTRDGTLVATVAQEGLIRPRV, via the coding sequence GTGAGCGACCCGACGGCCCTGCAGGAGCTGATGGGGCTCTTCGACCTCGAGACCATCGACGCAGACCTCTACCGCGGCCGCGTCGTCCGCACCACCCGTCCCCGGGTCTTCGGCGGGCAGGTCGCGGCGCAGGCGCTGTGCGCAGGCATCCGCACCGTCGACCCGGCGTACGTCGTGCACTCGATGCACTCCTACTTCCTGCTGCCGGGCGACCCGCAGGTGCCGATCGTCTACGACGTGGAGCGGATCCGCGACGGGCGCTCCTTCCTGACCCGGCGGGTCTCGGCGCGCCAGCACGGCCGGCCGATCTACTACCTGACCGCGAACTTCCAGGTGCCCGAGTCCGGACTCGAGCACCAGGACGCGATGCCCGAGGCCGGTGAGCCCGAGGACGGCACGGACCTCGTCGCCCTGATGCGGGCCGGGGGCACGCCCGAGGCGGACGCGCTGGCCAAGGAGTGGGGCGCGCTGGAGGCGCGCTGGGTCGGCAGCTCCAAGAGCGGCCTGCCCGAGGACGCCGAGCACCCCTCCCGGGCCCGGCTGTGGCTGCGGGTGGAGGGGGACCTCGGGGACGACCCCACCGCCCACCTGGCCGCCTTCACCTACGCCAGCGACATCAGCCTGCTGGGGGCCACCCTGGCGGCGCACCCGGTGTCGCCGTCGGAGACCCAGATGGCGTCGCTGGACCACACGATCTGGTTCCACGAGCCCTTCCGGGCCGACGAGTGGTGGCTCTACGACCAGGTCTCGCCCGCAGCGCGCGGCGGACGCGGACTGGCACTGGGCCGGGTCTTCACGCGCGACGGCACGCTGGTGGCGACGGTGGCCCAGGAGGGTCTGATCCGCCCGCGCGTATAG
- a CDS encoding TetR/AcrR family transcriptional regulator: MATRAPQTDGRRSAAAARRRAREAEILAATRALFDERGLRDAQIEDIARAVGINRAIVYRHFTGKEELFALTLVGYLDEMRLDLEAAAAASTEPKERLAAVVGAFVDYSLEHPAFVDCAQALMRRSGPELLDEISESALYRLGRAISTALATLSGALEDGVASGDFTVTDPTLLANTLYASGLGALQLARVGILVKEAAPGVPTVGEISPQQVREYLVASALALATLEIS; this comes from the coding sequence ATGGCCACCCGTGCACCCCAGACCGACGGCCGGAGATCGGCTGCCGCCGCGCGGCGTCGCGCCCGTGAGGCCGAGATCCTCGCCGCCACCCGTGCGCTCTTCGACGAGCGTGGTTTGCGCGACGCGCAGATCGAGGACATCGCCCGGGCGGTCGGCATCAACCGGGCGATCGTCTACCGGCACTTCACCGGCAAGGAGGAGCTCTTCGCGCTCACCCTCGTCGGTTACCTCGACGAGATGCGCCTCGATCTGGAGGCGGCCGCGGCGGCGAGCACCGAGCCGAAGGAGCGTCTGGCAGCCGTCGTCGGCGCGTTCGTCGACTACTCGCTGGAGCACCCGGCGTTCGTCGACTGTGCCCAGGCGCTGATGCGTCGCTCGGGGCCCGAGCTGCTCGACGAGATCTCCGAGAGCGCGCTCTACCGCCTGGGGCGGGCGATCTCCACCGCGCTCGCCACCCTGTCCGGGGCGCTCGAGGACGGGGTCGCGTCGGGAGACTTCACGGTCACCGACCCGACCCTGCTGGCCAACACGCTCTACGCCAGCGGCCTGGGCGCACTGCAGCTCGCCCGGGTCGGCATCTTGGTCAAGGAGGCCGCCCCGGGCGTGCCCACGGTCGGTGAGATCTCGCCGCAGCAGGTGCGCGAGTACCTCGTCGCCTCAGCTCTCGCCCTGGCGACGCTCGAGATCAGCTGA
- a CDS encoding MaoC/PaaZ C-terminal domain-containing protein: protein MGADTTPRTHDGSAGVGMLLRAALPSIPVVGALPGVRKASAGGFEGLALTRPPVTVERAHVDTYADLCGFPRKDVVPLTYPHLLAFGLHMAMMTDPAFPAPAIGTVHIANSVTRHRHVSIGEEVRVDARVGAARPHAKGTVFDFVTEVHAADGALIWESSSAYLRRGRGDDAAPEGRSFPEAPPSGTTWSLPGDLGRRYAAVSGDRNPIHLYPLTAKALGFPRQIAHGMWSLARCVGALESRLPESVTVEVAFKKPILLPGRVAFGSRPVDDGYAFSLSDPRSGAPHLAGVSGPARSL, encoded by the coding sequence ATGGGCGCCGACACCACTCCCCGCACGCACGACGGCAGCGCCGGCGTCGGCATGCTGCTGCGTGCCGCGCTGCCGAGCATCCCGGTCGTCGGCGCCCTGCCCGGGGTGCGCAAGGCGAGCGCCGGCGGGTTCGAGGGCCTGGCCCTGACCCGTCCCCCGGTCACCGTGGAGCGCGCGCACGTCGACACCTACGCCGACCTGTGCGGGTTCCCCCGCAAGGACGTCGTGCCGCTCACCTACCCGCACCTGCTGGCCTTCGGCCTGCACATGGCGATGATGACCGACCCCGCCTTCCCGGCCCCGGCCATCGGGACGGTCCACATCGCGAACTCCGTGACCCGGCACCGCCACGTGTCCATCGGCGAGGAGGTGCGCGTCGACGCCCGCGTCGGCGCCGCACGCCCGCATGCCAAGGGCACGGTCTTCGACTTCGTCACCGAGGTCCACGCCGCCGACGGTGCGCTTATCTGGGAGAGCTCCTCGGCCTACCTGCGCCGCGGGCGCGGGGACGACGCCGCCCCCGAGGGGCGCTCGTTCCCCGAGGCGCCGCCCAGCGGCACGACCTGGTCGCTGCCCGGCGACCTGGGCCGGCGCTACGCCGCCGTCTCGGGCGACCGCAACCCGATCCACCTCTACCCGCTGACCGCCAAGGCGTTGGGCTTCCCGCGCCAGATCGCGCACGGCATGTGGAGCCTGGCCCGCTGCGTGGGCGCGCTCGAGAGCCGCCTGCCGGAGTCCGTGACCGTGGAGGTCGCCTTCAAGAAGCCGATCCTCCTGCCCGGTCGCGTGGCGTTCGGATCCCGCCCGGTCGACGACGGCTACGCCTTCTCGCTGAGCGACCCGCGCTCGGGTGCCCCGCACCTGGCCGGCGTGAGCGGCCCGGCCCGGTCGCTGTAG
- a CDS encoding HNH endonuclease signature motif containing protein: MTLIETDAHGGPVWGEDLDRDAVLRFAEEAKALERAAARRVLRVAVRWCETNAVDDARDAAGYGEVGGDLDAPERIGGDGRPMVAAFSAEPLAGALGISTTAALTLMADALELEHRLPRVRARVESLEVPVWRARKIAAATSALSPEAAAYVDAQVAPRAHVVGAVALERMVETARARFDVEAHEVAEETAQDTWDVTLSHGGGLDDRWLGTSWMSIAGDTATLKDLESLVAKIAYDLLAEHPDLSLARRRILALQVIVDRARAHGDTPAASSAYKLYLHLTATTGSDGTLEVADLGRAEGLGPVTTARIREWLAGAKVSVTPVLDPDRGDPVDAHDPPAWMREQVILRDQHCVFPDCQRPARACDLDHIDPYDTHGPPGQTHPGNLACLCRRHHRAKTTTDPTRQWTYRRQPDGSYAWTGPQGQRLIVVPGHGTYTPS; this comes from the coding sequence ATGACGCTGATCGAGACGGACGCACACGGCGGGCCGGTGTGGGGCGAGGACCTGGACCGCGACGCCGTGTTGAGGTTCGCCGAGGAGGCGAAGGCCCTGGAACGGGCCGCGGCGCGGCGGGTGCTGCGGGTGGCGGTGCGGTGGTGCGAGACCAACGCGGTCGACGACGCCCGGGACGCGGCCGGGTACGGCGAGGTCGGTGGCGACCTGGACGCGCCGGAGCGGATCGGTGGGGACGGGCGGCCGATGGTGGCGGCGTTCTCGGCCGAGCCGCTCGCGGGCGCGCTGGGGATCAGCACCACCGCGGCATTGACGCTGATGGCCGATGCACTTGAGCTGGAGCACCGCCTGCCCCGGGTCCGGGCCCGGGTGGAGTCTCTCGAGGTGCCGGTGTGGCGGGCCCGCAAGATCGCCGCCGCCACCTCCGCACTCAGCCCCGAGGCCGCCGCCTACGTCGACGCCCAGGTCGCGCCGCGGGCCCACGTGGTCGGCGCGGTCGCGCTTGAACGGATGGTCGAGACCGCCCGGGCCCGCTTCGACGTCGAGGCCCACGAAGTAGCCGAGGAGACCGCCCAGGACACCTGGGACGTCACCCTCAGCCACGGTGGCGGACTCGACGACCGCTGGCTGGGCACCTCGTGGATGAGCATCGCCGGCGACACCGCCACCCTCAAGGACCTCGAGTCCCTGGTCGCCAAGATCGCCTACGACCTGCTCGCCGAGCACCCCGACCTGTCCCTGGCCCGGCGTCGCATCCTGGCCCTGCAGGTCATCGTCGACCGCGCCCGCGCCCACGGCGACACCCCGGCCGCCAGCAGCGCCTACAAGCTCTACCTCCACCTCACCGCCACCACCGGCAGCGACGGCACCCTCGAGGTCGCCGACCTGGGCCGTGCCGAGGGCCTGGGCCCGGTCACGACCGCCCGGATCCGCGAGTGGCTGGCCGGCGCCAAGGTCAGCGTCACCCCGGTCCTCGACCCCGACCGCGGCGACCCCGTCGACGCCCACGACCCGCCGGCCTGGATGCGCGAACAGGTCATCCTGCGCGACCAGCACTGCGTCTTCCCCGACTGCCAACGCCCCGCCAGAGCCTGCGACCTCGACCACATCGACCCTTACGACACTCACGGCCCACCCGGGCAGACACATCCGGGCAACCTCGCCTGCCTCTGCAGACGACATCACCGGGCCAAGACCACCACCGACCCCACCCGGCAATGGACCTACCGCCGACAACCCGACGGCAGCTACGCCTGGACCGGACCCCAAGGCCAACGACTCATCGTCGTCCCCGGCCACGGCACCTACACGCCCTCCTGA
- a CDS encoding 3-oxoacyl-ACP reductase has protein sequence MSDMYQSFSQSPIGKLLVKNLGLPAPMPLERYEAGSPLVDGTVVTGGTGRLAESLPGLLDTLGIDSTVAPEDGARYKGLVFDATGLTSADQLVALRDFFTPLMRSLTTCPRVVVLGTPPEQVSGSERVAQRALEGFTRSLGKEIGKGGTVQLAYVAEGAEAATTSTLGFLLSPKSAYVSGQVVRIGATGTTEAGTVTDQLRPLEGKIALVTGASRGIGEQIARVLHRDGATVVGVDVPQAASELQSLMKELDGDWLTLDITGKDAPQRIAHHLSEKHGGVDVVVHNAGITRDKKLANMGEDRWDSVIAVNLTAPERISRELLDQGVINAGGSIVGVASIAGIAGNVGQTNYAASKAGVIGLVDSLKDELEDGITINAVAPGFIITQMTAAVPFATREVGQRLNAMSQGGLPVDVAEAIAWYASPGSTAVNGNVVRVCGQMMLGA, from the coding sequence ATGAGCGACATGTACCAGAGCTTCAGCCAGTCCCCGATCGGCAAGCTGCTGGTCAAGAACCTCGGCCTGCCCGCCCCGATGCCGCTGGAGCGCTACGAGGCCGGCAGCCCGCTCGTCGACGGCACCGTCGTGACCGGCGGCACCGGCCGCCTGGCCGAGTCGCTGCCGGGCCTGCTCGACACGCTCGGCATCGACAGCACCGTCGCACCCGAGGACGGCGCCCGCTACAAGGGCCTGGTCTTCGACGCCACCGGCCTCACCTCCGCCGACCAGCTCGTCGCCCTGCGCGACTTCTTCACCCCGCTGATGCGCAGCCTGACCACCTGCCCGCGCGTGGTCGTCCTGGGCACCCCGCCGGAGCAGGTCTCCGGCTCCGAGCGCGTCGCCCAGCGCGCGCTCGAGGGCTTCACCCGCAGCCTCGGCAAGGAGATCGGCAAGGGCGGCACCGTCCAGCTCGCCTACGTCGCCGAGGGCGCCGAGGCGGCCACCACCAGCACGCTCGGCTTCCTGCTCTCCCCCAAGTCCGCCTACGTCTCCGGCCAGGTCGTGCGCATCGGCGCCACCGGCACCACGGAGGCCGGCACGGTCACCGACCAGCTGCGCCCGCTCGAGGGAAAGATCGCCCTCGTCACCGGCGCCAGCCGCGGCATCGGCGAGCAGATCGCCCGCGTCCTGCACCGCGACGGCGCGACCGTCGTCGGTGTCGACGTCCCCCAGGCCGCCAGCGAGCTGCAGAGCCTGATGAAGGAGCTCGACGGTGACTGGCTGACCCTCGACATCACCGGCAAGGACGCCCCGCAGCGCATCGCCCACCACCTCAGCGAGAAGCACGGCGGCGTCGACGTCGTCGTGCACAACGCCGGCATCACCCGCGACAAGAAGCTCGCCAACATGGGCGAGGACCGCTGGGACTCCGTGATCGCGGTCAACCTCACCGCTCCCGAGCGGATCAGTCGCGAGCTGCTCGACCAGGGCGTCATCAACGCCGGCGGCTCGATCGTCGGGGTGGCCAGCATCGCCGGCATCGCCGGCAACGTCGGCCAGACCAACTACGCCGCCTCCAAGGCCGGCGTCATCGGCCTGGTCGACTCGCTCAAGGACGAGCTGGAGGACGGCATCACCATCAACGCCGTCGCGCCCGGTTTCATCATCACGCAGATGACCGCGGCCGTCCCGTTCGCCACCCGCGAGGTCGGCCAGCGGCTCAACGCGATGTCGCAGGGCGGCCTGCCCGTCGACGTCGCCGAGGCCATCGCCTGGTACGCCTCCCCCGGCTCGACCGCCGTCAACGGCAACGTCGTCCGGGTCTGCGGCCAGATGATGCTGGGGGCCTGA
- a CDS encoding thiolase family protein — MPRQLREVVFVDGVRTPFGKAKGQYAETRADDLVIKCIRDLMRRNPSLPPERVDEVAIAATTQIGDQGLTIGRTAALLAGLPQSVPGFAIDRMCAGAMTAVTTTASGIAFGAYDVAIAGGVEHMGRHPMGEGVDPNPRIMSERVVDPDALVMGKTAENLHDRYPSITRDRVDAYAVRSQQKTAAAYDAGVIQRDLVPVATRSEQEGWGLALSDEPMRPGTTLESLGSLKTPFRSHGKVTAGNAAGINDGATAALLADEETARELGLPVRMRLVAYSFMGVEPEVMGAGPIPATEKALRQAGLGIDDIGAFEVNEAFAVQVLAFLEHFGIADDDARVNPYGGAIAMGHPLASSGVRLMTQLARQFEERPEVRYGLTTMCIGIGMGGTVIWENPHHTGSTDEKGDA; from the coding sequence GTGCCCCGACAGCTACGAGAGGTCGTCTTCGTCGACGGCGTGCGCACCCCCTTCGGCAAGGCCAAGGGCCAGTACGCCGAGACCCGCGCCGACGACCTCGTCATCAAGTGCATCCGCGACCTCATGCGTCGCAACCCGTCCCTGCCGCCCGAGCGCGTCGACGAGGTGGCGATCGCCGCGACCACGCAGATCGGCGACCAGGGCCTGACCATCGGCCGCACCGCCGCGCTGCTCGCCGGCCTGCCGCAGAGCGTGCCCGGCTTCGCGATCGACCGCATGTGCGCCGGCGCGATGACCGCCGTGACCACCACCGCCTCCGGCATCGCCTTCGGCGCCTACGACGTCGCCATCGCCGGCGGCGTCGAGCACATGGGTCGCCACCCGATGGGCGAGGGCGTCGACCCGAACCCCCGCATCATGTCCGAGCGCGTCGTGGACCCCGACGCACTGGTGATGGGCAAGACCGCCGAGAACCTGCACGACCGCTACCCCTCCATCACCCGCGACCGCGTGGACGCCTACGCCGTGCGCTCGCAGCAGAAGACGGCCGCGGCGTACGACGCCGGGGTGATCCAGCGCGACCTGGTCCCCGTCGCGACCCGCTCCGAGCAGGAGGGCTGGGGCCTGGCGCTCAGCGACGAGCCGATGCGCCCGGGCACCACCCTGGAGTCGCTGGGCAGCCTCAAGACCCCGTTCCGCTCGCACGGCAAGGTGACCGCGGGCAACGCGGCCGGCATCAACGACGGCGCCACCGCCGCGCTGCTGGCCGACGAGGAGACCGCCCGCGAGCTCGGCCTGCCGGTGCGCATGCGCCTGGTGGCCTACTCGTTCATGGGCGTGGAGCCCGAGGTGATGGGCGCCGGCCCGATCCCGGCGACCGAGAAGGCGCTGCGCCAGGCCGGTCTGGGCATCGACGACATCGGCGCGTTCGAGGTCAACGAGGCCTTCGCCGTCCAGGTGCTGGCCTTCCTCGAGCACTTCGGGATCGCCGACGACGACGCCCGCGTCAACCCCTACGGCGGCGCCATCGCGATGGGCCACCCGCTGGCCTCCTCGGGCGTGCGCCTGATGACCCAGCTGGCGCGCCAGTTCGAGGAGCGCCCCGAGGTCCGCTACGGCCTGACCACCATGTGCATCGGCATCGGCATGGGCGGCACCGTGATCTGGGAGAACCCCCACCACACCGGCTCCACCGACGAGAAGGGCGACGCCTGA
- a CDS encoding proteasome assembly chaperone family protein translates to MTDTRLVHIVDEVAEIDASEESALTMVVVLDGFLDAGNAAARAAQHLVDVAGDADGAGRVVATFDVDRLHDYRARRPPISFVVDHYESYDAPRLVVRLLRDSGGTPYLLLNGPEPDNRWEGFARAVREVVERFAVTRVVSMGSVPMAVPHTRPIAITHHANRSELLLGASPWRGELRVPTSAQALLEVRLGEWGHDAQGFVAHIPHYLAQLDYPQAAAVLLEQVELAGRITVDLSGLRAEAEDREAEITGYLAANEEVGDVVAALERQYDAFERAEESGDNLLARDQPLPTGDELGHEFEQFLAGLENPTGDGDDEGQA, encoded by the coding sequence GTGACCGACACCCGCTTGGTGCACATCGTCGACGAGGTGGCAGAGATCGATGCCTCCGAGGAGTCGGCCCTGACCATGGTGGTGGTGCTGGACGGATTCCTCGACGCCGGCAACGCCGCCGCCCGCGCCGCCCAGCACCTCGTCGACGTCGCCGGTGACGCCGACGGCGCCGGTCGGGTCGTGGCGACCTTCGACGTCGACCGGTTGCACGACTACCGCGCCCGCCGCCCACCCATCTCGTTCGTGGTCGACCACTACGAGTCCTACGACGCCCCGCGCCTGGTGGTGCGGCTGCTGCGCGACAGCGGCGGCACGCCGTACCTGCTGCTCAACGGTCCCGAGCCCGACAACCGCTGGGAGGGCTTCGCACGCGCCGTGCGCGAGGTCGTCGAGCGCTTCGCCGTGACCCGCGTGGTCAGCATGGGGTCGGTGCCGATGGCGGTGCCGCACACGCGGCCGATCGCCATCACCCACCACGCCAACCGCTCCGAGCTGCTGCTGGGCGCGAGCCCGTGGCGCGGTGAGCTGCGGGTGCCGACCAGCGCGCAGGCGCTGCTCGAGGTCCGGCTGGGGGAGTGGGGCCACGACGCCCAGGGCTTCGTCGCCCACATCCCGCACTACCTGGCCCAGCTGGACTACCCGCAGGCCGCGGCGGTGCTGCTGGAGCAGGTCGAGCTGGCCGGTCGGATCACCGTGGACCTCTCCGGCCTGCGCGCCGAGGCCGAGGACCGCGAGGCGGAGATCACCGGCTACCTGGCCGCCAACGAGGAGGTCGGCGACGTCGTGGCCGCCCTGGAGCGCCAGTACGACGCGTTCGAGCGGGCCGAGGAGTCGGGCGACAACCTGCTCGCCCGCGACCAGCCGCTGCCCACCGGCGACGAGCTGGGCCACGAGTTCGAGCAGTTCCTGGCCGGGTTGGAGAACCCGACGGGGGACGGCGACGACGAGGGGCAGGCCTGA
- a CDS encoding acyl-CoA thioesterase, which produces MPRTNAELLELLDLENIDDNLFRGAQQPSILPRVFGGQVAAQALVAADRTVDDEYVVHSLHSYFLQPGDTNAPIIYDVERLRDGRTFSTRRVLARQHGRPIFAMTVDLQRPEEGYEHQDRMPRVPSPEDALDANAVIRGEDGSFDEWDVIDFRYVGSGHDLLPPDDDRPGRQQMWLRFNEALPDDPLVHAAAFTYASDATLMGAALSPQGITLGGPEVMVASLDHSVWFHRPFRADDWWLFDQHSPIASGGRGLVNARVFDREGLLVASVSQEALMRPMRARGGSA; this is translated from the coding sequence ATGCCGCGCACGAACGCCGAGCTGCTCGAGCTGCTCGACCTGGAGAACATCGACGACAACCTGTTCCGCGGCGCCCAGCAGCCCTCGATCCTGCCCCGGGTCTTCGGCGGCCAGGTCGCGGCGCAGGCGCTCGTGGCCGCCGACCGCACGGTCGACGACGAGTACGTCGTGCACTCGCTGCACTCCTACTTCCTGCAGCCCGGCGACACGAACGCGCCGATCATCTACGACGTGGAGCGGCTGCGCGACGGGCGCACGTTCTCGACCCGTCGGGTGCTGGCCCGTCAGCACGGGCGACCGATCTTCGCCATGACGGTGGACCTGCAGCGCCCCGAGGAGGGCTACGAGCACCAGGACCGGATGCCCCGGGTGCCGTCGCCCGAGGACGCCCTGGACGCCAACGCGGTCATCCGGGGCGAGGACGGCTCCTTCGACGAGTGGGACGTCATCGACTTCCGCTACGTCGGCTCGGGCCACGACCTGCTGCCCCCGGACGACGACCGGCCCGGGCGCCAGCAGATGTGGCTGCGCTTCAACGAGGCGCTGCCCGACGACCCGCTGGTGCACGCGGCGGCGTTCACCTACGCCTCGGACGCGACGCTGATGGGAGCGGCGCTGTCGCCGCAGGGCATCACCCTGGGCGGGCCCGAGGTGATGGTGGCCTCCCTGGACCACTCCGTGTGGTTCCACCGGCCCTTCCGCGCCGACGACTGGTGGCTCTTCGACCAGCACTCGCCGATCGCCAGTGGCGGGCGCGGGCTCGTGAACGCGCGGGTCTTCGACCGCGAGGGCCTGCTGGTGGCCTCGGTCAGCCAGGAGGCGCTGATGCGTCCGATGCGGGCCCGCGGGGGCTCGGCGTGA
- a CDS encoding peptidoglycan DD-metalloendopeptidase family protein encodes MRSVLLAPALGAVLLLAPVPTSVAAPPGADYQMPFPCGQEWTGTTRGNHSPSTKAVDWNRVDDVDDPVVASAPGTVTTASAGGSGYGRYVVVDHGGGASTLYAHLNSVTVASGQSVDQAAQLGTVGSTGNSSGPHLHYEQRLSSSVQTAWFGGAEFVYGSTQRSTNCVDVPLAANMIGKPRAELVVYRRADRSRFEVLRPGRTPLVRRMGTSTDEPVLGDWDGNGVANIGVFTPGSSTFALKTGRSTSSVVFGRAGDQPVAGDWDGDGRWEVGVRRPGEAAFWLRAADGSASSVRLGSASDLPVTGDWDGDGRTDLGVFDQSTATFTLRRVDQDGLAWTAQVQFGEPGDLPVAGDWDGNRITDVGVWDPSSATFSERQSARPTAARATVASTVFGRPR; translated from the coding sequence ATGCGCTCCGTCCTGCTCGCTCCCGCGCTCGGTGCCGTGCTGCTGCTCGCGCCCGTGCCCACCTCCGTCGCCGCCCCGCCGGGCGCCGACTACCAGATGCCCTTCCCCTGCGGGCAGGAGTGGACCGGCACCACGCGCGGCAACCACAGCCCCAGCACCAAGGCCGTCGATTGGAACCGGGTCGACGACGTCGACGACCCGGTCGTGGCCTCCGCGCCCGGCACCGTGACCACGGCCAGCGCCGGCGGGAGCGGGTACGGCCGCTACGTCGTGGTCGACCACGGTGGCGGCGCCAGCACGCTCTACGCGCACCTCAACAGCGTGACGGTGGCGTCGGGCCAGAGCGTCGACCAGGCGGCCCAGCTCGGGACCGTCGGCTCGACCGGCAACTCCTCGGGGCCGCACCTGCACTACGAACAGCGCCTCTCGAGCAGCGTCCAGACGGCCTGGTTCGGCGGCGCCGAGTTCGTCTACGGCTCCACCCAGCGCTCGACCAACTGCGTGGACGTCCCCCTGGCGGCCAACATGATCGGCAAGCCCCGGGCCGAGCTGGTCGTCTACCGCCGCGCCGACCGCTCGCGGTTCGAGGTGCTGCGCCCGGGGCGGACCCCCCTGGTGCGCCGGATGGGCACCAGCACCGACGAGCCGGTGCTGGGCGACTGGGACGGCAACGGCGTCGCGAACATCGGCGTCTTCACCCCCGGCAGCTCCACCTTCGCGCTCAAGACCGGACGGAGCACCAGCAGCGTGGTCTTCGGCCGGGCGGGTGACCAGCCGGTGGCCGGGGACTGGGACGGCGACGGCCGCTGGGAGGTCGGCGTACGCCGCCCCGGCGAGGCCGCCTTCTGGCTGCGGGCCGCCGACGGTTCGGCGAGCAGCGTGCGGCTCGGCTCCGCCTCGGACCTGCCGGTGACCGGCGACTGGGACGGCGACGGGCGCACCGACCTCGGGGTCTTCGACCAGTCCACCGCCACGTTCACGTTGCGCCGCGTCGACCAGGACGGCCTGGCGTGGACCGCGCAGGTGCAGTTCGGCGAGCCGGGGGACCTGCCGGTCGCCGGCGACTGGGACGGCAACCGGATCACCGACGTCGGGGTCTGGGACCCCTCGAGCGCGACCTTCTCGGAGCGCCAGTCGGCCAGGCCGACAGCGGCCCGCGCCACGGTGGCGAGCACCGTGTTCGGCCGACCGCGCTGA